The genomic segment TCCGAACACGGGAAGTATGCATTAGAATTCAAAGAAATATTGCTATGTAATTTTCTAACTTTTTAAGCTTAAAAATTTGTTATTAGTAAAAACTTCTTccagaaaaacattttccttcataccggACACACACCCCTTATGTTGTAAGTTGTCTCCCATTTCCTTTCTTGGGTCTATTTCTCCAGTGCTACCCCCTTTTTTTAACAGGTAAATAATAGTTTGTCTGGCACGAAGATGGTGATAGGCATTACAAAGTTATGAATCCTTTtataccaaaacaaaaaaaaaaggataccTTGTGTACAATTGCTTATCCTTGTAGTGACTATGAAATGTACCAAGCTATTTTAATCTTTTACATCCTGTAGATGACACGCAAAAGCCAAAAACCATAAGCATCTAAATTTGATCTTATGTATAGTATCAACTTTCCCTTCTAGGAATCTGCATTCCTTTCCTGCCATAATACCCAGCAACCACAAGCAGGTTTCTGAGTTCAGTAGGACTAGAAACTGTATAATTTTAACCTGCCATCAGCTGCTTTAATGCTTTATGACACTGCAGTTTCCTGAAAAGCTTCTATTATTGGTTTAAATGGCAGGAGCTGCTTATAGCTGTTGGATCACAGGAGTTTTCTGGTGGCAGGGCAGAAGTAGCTGAAGTAACACGGTGTTCTGGTGATGTGAGTACTATAATCTTTTTAATCGCCAACAAAGCTTGCAGTTTGAATTTATGTCGGGAAATACGTTAGCATGCTCTTCTTTTGAGCAATGGAGggggagggagagagagagagagatatggAGAAAGGCCAAAATGATATGGGTTGTATCAATACCCATCCAGCTTTTCAGTATTTAGATTATTGTTTATCATCCATAAGAGTATGCCAACTCCTATTTCTTGCTGATTAACTTTTTGATGTCACAACAGGCATTCTTGGTGATCGTACGAAATAAAAAATGTGTTGGCTATACATATGAGCTAACTATAAAAGTCGAGGgtatttctttttctcctctgtATCTCTTTAGTCTATTCAGTTTAGCTTTCTAGTATCCGTTCATATATTGGATTCCCAATTTAATAACCATATTCTGTGGTAAGGGGAATGGCTTGTTGGAACAGAGAAGGAAGTGGTCAAGGGCCATTTAGATATACCAAAGTTCTCATTTGGTGAGCTAGATGATTTGCAGGTAATTTGCTGTTTCTACTTAATACAGACTGGTTTCTCCTTACTGCTCTCGTTGTCCGGGAAATTCTTAATTAAATGGATATCAACCCTTAACAAACAGAAGACTAGGTCAAAGGGGCAGTTCCCTTGTAAGAgcaataagttttttttttgtcctcaTTCCCTTCATGCAACTTAGAGGAGTTGAAAAAACATGGTGACGCTACATTattttggtgctatcttttcTGCGAGACGGGTGTTATATGGATGTGTTTTCTTTCAAGCAACAGAGGTAGTCTGAAAAACTGCATCTTTGGAAGCTAATAttggctgagttttttttgtttgtagaTTGAAGTGAAACTAAATGAAGATGAGGATCTTGAACAACAAGACAAGCATCGGATTAAACAGGATATGAAAATTTTTTTGCAACCTCTCCGCGAAAAGTTGCTTCAGTTTGAGAAGGAACTGAAAGAGTTGTAGCATGCAGTTGctattgtttttttcttttttttttgttttatcttAGACACTCATGTTTGTAGTTGTGGCCATTTGACGGAAATTGTCACTTTAGCTCGTACGAGTTTGTCAGATTGTTGTAATCTTGTACAGCTTATTACTATTAACAATCAATGAGAGCAAAgctgtttgaaatattctttacTCCGAGTGGTTTTGTCCGCTTCattgtcttcttcttttttcttttttttttgttaattttcttTGTACGAGcagatttttttcatttttcaatgaCTATTTTATCTTCGTCTTCTTTAAATTAACTCGGGCTAGCTTAGCTCACCTGGAGAATTTGTGAAATCACAGAGTTCTAAAATGTCAGATTTACAACGTTAGCAAGTGTTTAGTTAATAGGTCAGACAGTAAGATACATTTGAAGTATCGGTACTGATTTGCTGATGTTGTAAATAGAGATCAATCGTGAGGCAAATTTTCTTGTCACCTTGCCCGTTTTCATGGCACAGGTCTCTTGCAAGTTGCAACCCTAAGGCAAAAActgctttatttttttctcgAAGAACAGTGAAAGATTTATAACAAATTCAGGCAGCTGTTCCTCcctcaacaacaaccataccccAAAAAGAATACTTTATTCAATAAAGGTCAAGCAAGCACATAAGGGAACGTAGAAACGATAAAATCCAATAAGTAGCGCTCTATCTAAAAGTGTCAAAAGTAGGTGATTGCACAAATTCAACAATATTGGCATTCAAGTGAGACTGTTCAATGGTTACCAGTCTTCTTCTCAAGTCTTAAAACATTTACTGATGCTTAAGAATTACACATCCAGTGTTTAAAACGTTGCCACCTAAGAAGGCTCTATAAATTCAGTTTCAGAATTCTGTCATCTCTTCGACCCAAAATCATTTGATAACTTCTCAAAATTCTGCTCTTTCTGCTTAAATAAAGATTTGAGTTCAAGAACCAATATCAGTATATTACTATTGGTAAGCACAGAATGACATAATCAAGGAATTTCATAATGCTCTAGTAGTGGCACTTGGCTTGACCTATTTTAAGATCTGCCACTGCACAAGACTCACCACTGACTTTTCATGCCAAGCAGAGCAATCTACCGTGCGAAGAAAATCAGTCTCTGTTTCTTCCTCTTCCTTCAtcattttttaccttttttctgAGGGAAGAGTGGGTGGGGCACTCAAGGTTGTGTTTACCAATCATTTACCAGATTTCTGGTTTCTCTTACAACTTTGCACTAGGCGGTAGTACCACCTTGCAACATGGgctacaaacaaaaggatgttcATATATAAACTTCAAATGGAAAACTGTAGATTCAAGAATGAGACAACTGATGTTGAAACTAGAAGTATGCACCTAAATGAAAAGGGAGTGCGTTGTCCATGTAACTGGAAGCCGTCACATCTTCCATGAAGCTATCCTGAAATCTCCACTACTTTTTCTCATTAGTCTTCTTCTTGAGTGACCCACTTAGTGCAGCTTTTGTTTTCGTCCACTCTTTCATTGAAGCAGCACTCCTCATGAAAGAACAAGTTTCACTGTAATTAGGATCTCCTAAAATTGCTTGTTTTGGTGAAGATAGGGGTTCCTTTTCGGGAGTTGAAGCACAGgcttcattcttcttttttcctttctgctGATAGTTGTCCAACACTGGAAGATCTTGACTGAAAGGAACATTCTTCTGCTCCCCTACAATGACACTCGCACTGCAAGTTACAAGGGCACTAAAGGCATCGGCTTTGGTCCCTTCATGAGATGTAGAAACATCTTGGAAATCACATTTATCCGTGCTGTTAGATTTTTGTGCTTTTCCAGTCTCCCCCATCACTGGCAACTCTGGTTCTGGATTACTTCGACCATACAAAATTTGCGAAATGCTGAACGAATTTCTGGCGGTATCACTAACCAATTGTGTCCAAGAAGATTGTTTTCGCCATGCAGCACCTCTGGCATAAATATCTACAGGGCCATCTAAATTGTCAATTGGATCTTCAGCAATTTTATCCAGCTGTTCATGCTGATCTGATACTTTCTCATCTTTTGATAATTCATCTTCAGATTCAACTTTATCCTCTTCATGCTGATCTGAGACTTTCTCATCTTCTGATACTTCATCTTCAGATTCAACATTATCCAGCTCTTCATGCTGATCTGATACTTCATCTTCAGATTCAAAATTATCCAGCTCTTCATGCTGATCAGATACTTTCTCATCTTCTGATACTTCATCTTCAGATTCAACTTTATCCAGCTCTTCATGCTGATCAGATACTTTCTCATCTTTTGATACTTCATCTTTTTTGTCAGTGAAGTAGGATTCACTAACACCTTTAGGGCCAGACTGCATCTCTTTACCAGGAATAGCACTTGGCAAAATATCCAATAAACTGAATGTAGCACCACTACTCGCACTAACGAGATCTTTCCATGGAGACTTCTTTGGGAATTTGGCACTTCTATTTGATGGTTGGCTACCTGGTTTGACTTCTGCAGGACACACATCTGTTCTATCACAAGTAAGAGCATTCAGATTCTGCTTTGCTTCAGGTAGCAAAGTATGTCCCTCACCATCATCATCTGAAGGTGCTTTTCGCTTTCTGTTTGAAGACATCTTCCTTCCTTGCTTTTCTTTATCTGTAGCAAGTCGTGATTCCTTGGATAGCGAATTCTGAGCGCACGACACACACAAAAAggaacaagaaaactaagatACTAATAACTTGTTCAAGAAGAGCGGGGAAAAGCAAAGTAGAACATAACAGAATAGGAACCTGAAGAGCTGCGATTGCTTCCTGGGTTGGATCTTTGAACATAGTGTTTTTATCATTTGCACCAGCCACTACATTGATAATAAGGttatcatcatcgtcatccATTTCTTGATCGACAAAATCCTCATTAACCTGAGTAGCTGCCATTGCTTCCTGGATTGGATCCTTTACCATAGTGGTTCTTTCACTTGCACCAGCCACCACATTGAGAGTGAGGTTATCATCATCTCCGGTTACTTGGTTGACTAGATTCTTTTCATTCTGCAAATGATCAACTGTACCATTTGAGTTTCGAGCTTCCTTAGATAATTTAAAATCCCTAGGAGCTTGCTCAGAGTAGTTctccctctcaaaaattctgttCAACACTGAATTCATAATGTTCAGCTCTTTCTCGTCCATTCCACCATCCTTTGATCCATAATTGCAAAGTGATTTTTGATTGGTTGTATAAGGAGGACCAGAGTGCTCTTCACAATCACAAAAATGGGTGGGTAATGAAGGAACTTCCACTCGCTGAAAACTGTATTTGTGCTTGCCAGTTCCTCTAAGAGGCACTGATTTTATCTGCACAAAGAGATTCCAGATGCATGATTCTTGACATAACAAAGAACAATAGGCCTTATTAAGCGAGATAGCATTCAAATGTAAAGCATGCAGTCACCTTCCATACATAATCCAAGAATAATTGTATCCAGGGAAGCATGTCACAGCCAAGCACAGGGAAAGAAGGCTTTACCTTTCCTAATTTTGGGAAGTAAATCCGAATCTGCGTTTCATCCAACTTCCAGTTTTTCTTCTGACTTTTCAGGGAGTTCGTCATTTCAGCTGCAGTAACAGGAGGATGGGTTGAAGTAGTGGCAAGTGTAGCATCTTCTTCCCACTCACGTTTCAAACGAAGAAAAAAGTGTTCCTTTGCCTTCTCTATTCTAAGCCTCCCACCTTTCCACATACATCCGTTATACTGCAGATCAAATTGGATAAGCACCGATAAGCATCAAGGTAATACATGGTGCTAAGCATCAAGGTAATACATTTGTGTAGAGtgtttgttattgttgtaattTCAACGTGCTAATAAAAATTACACATAGGGAAACCCTTATACAATAGCCAACAGGAGGCACTAGAAAGTAGAGAGACTTATGTTTGGACAAAGAAAATATAGTTCACTAAAGGTGAGTCAAACAAAAGCAAATCATTTCTATGATGAAGCTATACCTAATGGCTGTTTCAGAATAGGCGGAATGATCTCTAAGCCTTTTCTCAGttgtacacaacatttcaagGATCATTTTACAATATTCGCTGGACATAAAAGTAAATGGCAATTGATAGCTGTGGGTGCGCACAGGTAGGGGGTATTAGCTAGTCATAAATAGTGAAAATGAAACAATAATTTACATATTGTTAAATGTGTATGGTATGCAGCAGAATAAAATTGAGGAGCAACGCAGCAGAAATATTTACATccttaaagaaaatatttttcaatattaCAGACAGCTAAATACTGTAAAATAGGAATACTTCTTCAAACAAGAACCTTAGTTTTGCCTTTCTCATTATCATAATAAGTTCACTTTTcaataacttttatttttttgataaatcAGGTTACTTGTCCAATCATTGAGCCTACTTATcttcaaaaagagaaaaagtctACCTATCTTCTAAAGAGTATGCAATAGACAACTCAAATCTCCTTATTATCTGGGATATGGGAATTAACTTCACTCCTCAAGttctttttcttgtaatttttaTTGTATTGGTCTTAACATCTTTCTTTAGGGTTTCTTTCaacgcctttttttttttttttaataactgtGGTGTCCGGACCAACTTGCGCAGCTCGATTATTCCACAGGATACCTGTCACCTCCTACCAACAAGTACCAGGTAACTTTTTCCACAGATGGggagaaatcacctagtgtttttgtctcTGCTGGGATTTGAGCCTAAGACCTCATGATtctcaactcactttattgacCACTAGGTCACACCCTTGGGTAGTTGGGTGCGGATTTCATTCAACGCCTTGCaatttgttctctttttttgatgaagtaagaTGTTGTCATTGATATAGGGCAACTGGAAGGTGCCATAATACAGAAGCAAAAGCCAGAGGGCTTTTGAAGCAAAAAACATGTTAGTCTCCATTACATTAAAGCTATACTAGTACCATGGAGCTAACAAAGTCCAAAAAACTGTCAATGCTATTAACAGGAGTAAGAAAATTCCAGCTAAACAAAAAAACTAAGCATTTAGCCTTCAGTGAATGTGTTGGAGTTGATAACCCATCAAAACACCTGCGGTTTCTTTCATTCCACACGACCCAAAAGATGACTGCTGGGATCATTTCCCAGACCTTCTTGATGGTTTTGTCAACTCTCCAAAAAGTCCAGCTAGTGTAAGCCTCCTTAATGGTCCGAGGGAGGTTCCAAGATAAACCAAAAATTGATAAGAACAAATTCCAGATATCAGATGTGACAGGGCAGTGAAGAAGTAGGTGATTGACACTTTCTAAGCTTTGGTGGCATAGATAGCATCTGTTAACTAGTGAGATTTTCCTTTTGCAGAGGTTGTCCTGAGTTAAGGCTGCTTCCTTAAGAGCTGTCCAGGTGAAGCAGGAGACTTTGAGTGGCATTTTTGTTCTCCAAACATACTTCCAGGGCCAATCGTCAAGCACATTATGAGAGCACAAAACATTGTATCCTTCCTTGACTGTGAAATTCTTTTCCTTTGAACTTCCCCATAAGATTCTGTCTGGCTCCTGATCAGTAAAGATAAAAACCTCCAGTGTGGATAGGAGAGCAATCAAAACATTGATCTCCCAGTCATTTAGGTTCCTTCTTAATAAGGGCCTCCAAGTGTTGTCCTCTCTATTTTGAGCAATAGAGGAGTCCTTGTCGCAGGCAATAAGGAATATGCTAGGACAAGAGTCCTTCAGTAATTCATTTCCAATCCACCTATCTTTCCAGAATTTCACATTCAAACCATTGCCCACTTTATAAGACATGTTCTGAAAGAGGGCTTGATGGAAGCTGCTGATATGTTTCCAGGGGCCAACCCCATGTGGAAATGTGCTATCCTTAGGACTCCAATGATTCTGAGCTCCATATTTGGCAATAATTATCTTTTTCCAGTAACCTGCTTCCGGTTGACCATACCTCCACAACCATTTCATTAACAAACTCTGATTATGTAGTTTTAGATTCCTGATGCCTAGTCCACCATTAGCTTTTGGCTGAGTGACTATAGGCCATTTCACCAGAGAGAATTTGTGAGTCTCACTGCTTCCTTCCCATAAGAATCTCCTCCTTAATCTGTTTAATTGTTTTAGGACAGAGACTGGCATAGGAAATAATGACATGATGTAGGTTGGGATGCTGTCAAGCACACTACTAATCAGAGTCAGCCTACCTCCCATAGAGAGGTACTGCATTTGCCATGTTGCAAGCCTTTTCTCCACTCTTTCTATCACACCATTCCATATTCCACTAGACTTGAATTTGGCACCCAGAGGCAGTCCGAGGTAGGTGGTGGGGAAGGAACCAGTTCTGCAACAAAGAATTTCTGCTAATTCATCCAAGTTATGAACCTCGTTGACTGGGAATATAGTACTCTTGAGCATGTTTATGTGCAAGCCTGTTAAAGCTTCATAAAGGAGCAAAATGAGGTTGAGATTGACAACTTGGGATCTTTCAGCACCACAGAATATCAATGTGTCATCTGCATATAGCAGATGTGAGATATTGATTGAGTCATTTGGATTACATCCCACCTGAAAACCTTTAATCCACTGAAGTTCCTTGGCTTTTCCAAGCATTTGAGTGAGACCTTCCATTGccagaatgaaaagaaaaggggaaagagGATCCCCTTGTCTTAAGCCCTTTCCGGGGGAAAAGAAACCAACCGGACTTCTATTAACCAGCACAGAGTATTTCACAGTTGAAATACAGAATTTTATCCACCTTATCCATCTTTCTCCAAATCCCATCTGTTTTAGGATATCAATGAGGAAGGACCAACTCAATTGGTCAAAAGCTTTTTCAATGTCTAATTTGCATAAAAGACCTGATTCACCACTATTGATTCTCCAGTCAAGAACCTCATTAGCAATCAAGGAAGCATCTGTAATTTGCCTATTCTTGAGGAAAGCACTTTGTTGTTCTGAAATCAGCTTGCTGATGACCCCCTTCAGTCTCTCTGCTAGTGCTTTGGCCACAATCTTGTACACACTTCCTATTAGGCTAATAGGTCTATAGTCCCTGAGCTCTATTGCCCCTTTCTTTTTGGGGATGAGGGCTATGAAAGAAGCATTACAGGACCTCTCCATGTGGCAATTGAGGTGGAAGTGATTGATAGCCCCCATTAAATCTGATTTGATAAAGTTCCACGCTTTCTGGAAAAAAGCAATGGTAAACCCATCAGGCCCTGGCGCCTTATCAGGAGCACAAGAATTTAGTGTTGCCAAAATTTCTGCCTCTTCAAAAGGTAACTCTAGACCCTCGCTCTCCTCTGCTGTTAGTGAGGTCAGATTCTCAAAAGTTGTTGTTGGTCTCCATGGCTCCTTTTCTGTATATAGAGACTGATAGTAATTCAAGATTTCCTCCTTTATTTGATCCTTGTCCTCTATGAGTTCTTGCTCTACCAAGAGTCTGTCAATGCAGTTGTACCTTCTTTGAGAATTTGCAATTCTCTGAAAGTACTTGGTGTTCCTATCCCCTTCTTTAAGCCAAGAGCACCTGGATTTTTGCCTCCAAGATATCTCTTCTGCTAGAGCAATCTGCTGGAGCTCTAGTTTCAGATTAAAAGCTTTGAACTTCTCATCAGCTGTTTGTACTCTCTGGTCAGCTATCTGATCCAATATCTTGAGATCATCCAGAGCCTTGAGTCTTCTATTAGCCAGCACACCATACACATCCCTATTCCATGTTGAGATGTCCTTCTTCAGGAACCTAAGCTTCTGAATAAAAATGAAGTCCGGAGAACCAGAAATAGTATAGGATTGCCACCATTCCTTTACCATTTCCATAAACCCTTCATACTTGAGCCAcatgttttcaaatttaaaataagaGGGATTTGGTACCCAATCACCACTTTCCAGGACAATTGGTTTGTGGTCTGAGACTACCCTAGGCATTGCTACCTGCTTCACATCTTTGAATGCATCACTCCATTCATTTGAGTATAAGAATCTATCAATTCTTGAGGCTTGATTGTGGTTCTCGCCCCTGGACCAAGTAAATTGAGCTCCATTTAAGGGAGGATCAATTAGTTCCAGCTCCTGAATGATGTTAGAGAAATCACGCATTGCCTTGGACCTCCTAGAGCAGTTAAGTCTTTCACTTTCATATCTGCAAACGTTGTAATCTCCAGTAATTACCCATTGATCCGACCATAAACCTCTGACAGCTGCAAGTTCATgccaaaattcaagtctttcaGGGTTTGTATGTGGTCCATACACCCCTGTAAGTGCCCATTTGAAGTCTTCAGTTAAGCTTTCAAATCTGCAAGTGATTGAAAAAACCCCTAGATGAGTAGCTACACAATTCCACAGCCTCCTATCCCACAGTACAATTATTCCCCCTTTGCTCCCGTTAGCCTTGAGTTCAGCCCATGAAGCCCATTTGCTTCCCCAAATTTGACTAGACAAATAATTATTCCAACCCCCAATTTTGGTCTCCTGTAGGCAAACAAAATCAACTCTCCAGTTTCGAATTAGAGACTCCACTGTTCTCCTTTTATTCCTGTCATTGAGGCCCTGCACATTCCAGCTAAGGATTTTAACCTTCATCTGGAAGAAGAGTTTTGAAACCTGCCCCTACCCTTTCTTTCATTGTTGTCCTGAAGCCCCCATGCCAATTTTTTAAGTTCTGATTCCCCTTTACTCCTCCCCTTTTTTTGACTTGCACTGCTCCTAGCCTCTTGCTGTTGTGCCAATAATTGAGCCTTTCGTCTCTCCTCCATCCTTAGAATAATATCAAAGATGTCGTGTTCAAATCCTGCCGCATTGACCCCAAATGCTTTGAAAGCTTTGACCATCATAATTTTTGTCCATCTCGATGTTTCTATCACTGTAGGCTTGTCCACCACTGGCATGCAATGGTCTACTCTATCGTACCATGGAAGGGGAAGAAAATCATTGAAAGAGTTCAAAGAGAGGTCTGATTCCAAATCAGATTCGACCTGGTGTGGCATGCATGATGTCTGCTCTGAATTATCATCCGCATCGGAGGGCTCTCCTCTTTCTTCAGTACTCATGACGCTGTTCGCATACAGTTCTGCTGCCAAAGGGTCGAAGGAATTTTGATGCTCAAAGGGGGAGCACCTCTGTATACATGGGTCGGCTGTATTCCCCTTTGCTTTCCAATAGGAAGTAAAATTAGGTCTTTTCCTTTGCCTTTTCTGATGTGGGCCTTTTGAGTAGTAACCATTAAATGAGCCCAATACCCCTTTTCCTTTAAAATTTTGGGCTTGGGCTTTTA from the Lycium ferocissimum isolate CSIRO_LF1 chromosome 11, AGI_CSIRO_Lferr_CH_V1, whole genome shotgun sequence genome contains:
- the LOC132037013 gene encoding protein REPRESSOR OF SILENCING 3; translated protein: MAAPADMAKVEGCDTSMANTVRIYIGGLGESVTADDLKKTFSTPQLGKVESMDIVRTKGRSFAYLDLLPSSEKSLPKLFSTYNGCMWKGGRLRIEKAKEHFFLRLKREWEEDATLATTSTHPPVTAAEMTNSLKSQKKNWKLDETQIRIYFPKLGKIKSVPLRGTGKHKYSFQRVEVPSLPTHFCDCEEHSGPPYTTNQKSLCNYGSKDGGMDEKELNIMNSVLNRIFERENYSEQAPRDFKLSKEARNSNGTVDHLQNEKNLVNQVTGDDDNLTLNVVAGASERTTMVKDPIQEAMAATQVNEDFVDQEMDDDDDNLIINVVAGANDKNTMFKDPTQEAIAALQNSLSKESRLATDKEKQGRKMSSNRKRKAPSDDDGEGHTLLPEAKQNLNALTCDRTDVCPAEVKPGSQPSNRSAKFPKKSPWKDLVSASSGATFSLLDILPSAIPGKEMQSGPKGVSESYFTDKKDEVSKDEKVSDQHEELDKVESEDEVSEDEKVSDQHEELDNFESEDEVSDQHEELDNVESEDEVSEDEKVSDQHEEDKVESEDELSKDEKVSDQHEQLDKIAEDPIDNLDGPVDIYARGAAWRKQSSWTQLVSDTARNSFSISQILYGRSNPEPELPVMGETGKAQKSNSTDKCDFQDVSTSHEGTKADAFSALVTCSASVIVGEQKNVPFSQDLPVLDNYQQKGKKKNEACASTPEKEPLSSPKQAILGDPNYSETCSFMRSAASMKEWTKTKAALSGSLKKKTNEKK
- the LOC132037010 gene encoding uncharacterized protein LOC132037010, translating into MTQNAAPLSVPPTHLGSVWNRAGTWEEKSVNKWANDRIKELLIAVGSQEFSGGRAEVAEVTRCSGDAFLVIVRNKKCVGYTYELTIKVEGEWLVGTEKEVVKGHLDIPKFSFGELDDLQIEVKLNEDEDLEQQDKHRIKQDMKIFLQPLREKLLQFEKELKEL